The genome window ATCCATATGAGTTTTATAATGTATGAACATGAAAATTCAAATCATTGGCTGAAGATGTTTGAGTCCTCAATCTCTAGTAAATGAAAATTCATACCATCTTtttaaggtataaattctaaaatTAATGTGATGCATTATTTATATGCATAAAATGTGTTGATCCTTTTGATGTGTTTATATAACacaatgtcacagacttagttggaattACTTGATCCGTGAAACACCTTTACAATCaagtcacgaacttagcttgagttgcttaAGTCGCGAAGCACCTTTGCGTCAACTTTTCGGATTTAGTTGGGATTGTCTAAGTCGTGACGCGTTTTTGTGTTATGCGTTCATAAAGGGTCAGTcagtttgcaacctcactcaggtcccgaaggacctgtaaaagagaaagttgattagttagaAGAACGAATAGTGGATAAGTCCCGACGTCTTGCAgaaagggaaagctttacaagcaattcaacaagcaccttgagtgcaagagagaaaagagaagaaagataaaACAAAAACTTTAGAAAGTAAAacaaacagttgcaagtccacaaacaactgctcactagGTGCCGGACGCGAAGGCaaattcccgtcaagttaacgtgcgaacttgtgaatatTTTTTAATACTCGACAATATATCAAAGCCTCATCCAGCTCTGTGCCACTcgaggggttctagggtgctgagatggttaaCGTTTTGGGTGTTGCAGCGAGCTGTAGAAAACAACCTGTGGCACGTGAAAACGAAGCTATTTTGAGGCTTTTTGGCCAAcgcggtgagcgatcgcactataACGTTGCAACCTATTTGAATatctatttttacaaacaaaaacacacaaaactaaggcaaaacagaTTGTCATGTTTCTGTacaaagcatgcaaaagcgacgaacggttcgttgaacgaagttgttacgAGTGTGCGACAACAAGATAATCAATCACATAGAATAGAATCTCGACATTAACTAGTTTGGATTACAggcatataaaaatataaaatatttgaaatattactGATCAATTTaatagttttgttttcaatattaACATCAATTAAAATTTCATATggagaattaaatttaaatttaaagattGAAAGTAATCAATATGAGATTTCCGAGGGACGTATTTGCAATTTTTTGCAGAATGGCTAATTATAAGCTCAACTCTTCGTCAACTGAAAACTCTCTTCGGCTCCCCCTCTTCGTTCGTCTCTTTCCCTTCCATTCCATCCCATGGCCGTCGTAGTGGCAAGGATCGGTGCCGTTTTGTCGGCCAAAACCCTAGCGCTTGAGCGCTTCCTTTCCTCGCCCTCCTATTCTTCCTCGACCCGTGGCGTTGGCCTCAGGGTCGCCTGCAGATCTTCGCCTTCTCCTTCCACGGAGACCGGGATCTCACGGGCTCAGCGGCGCATGGTCGAGGCGTTCAATCCCGATATTCCCCTCGCCGAAGCCATCACGCCCCCCAGCTCGTGGTGCACCGATCCTTCTTTCCTCGCCCTCGAGTTCGACCGCGTCTTCTTCCGGGGATGGCAGGCCGTCGGTAATTCCTCCTCCTTGAATCTAGAAAAAACCCTTCTTTATCTATTGCTCGATTGAACATAACTACGTAAAGAGGGGAAGGAATTTATCACAATCTGTCGCCATGTTAATGATATCTGATCATCTTTATGGTGATTTAGGGTGTGATACGCCCTGATCATTGAAAAAAAGACTTTTGTTATGTGTGTTCCTTATCGTTGTTAGGGTTTATATTGATTGAATATGGCTCCTCTCTTATTGTATAGTCGTCCTGTAATCTTTGATTCGGAAGAGCTGGAATTTTTATCTGCAGATTGTATTCAGTAGTTGCTGAGTTTCTTAACTTAATGATATGTAGGTTACACTGAACAGATTGAGCAGCCTCATGATTTCTTCACAGGAAGGTAGTACCTTTCTTTTTAACGAAGCTTGTGTTTTGGTAAGTTAATTAATTTGTGTTTGGTGCTTGTTCTTGTGGCTAATGTGGATGTGGTGGAAACTAAACTCCAGTGCTAGTTCGAAAATAGCTTTTAGATTGAATCCATGAATTCTTGAAAAGTAATATACAGTCCTGGAAACTAGCTCTGAAGAAGCCTTGCCACATCTCTGCATCATTTTTAGTTACTGAATTTCTGTAGCTCAGAGAAAAAGTCTGCCTTTTTGTCATACTTATAAAACTGAATTCATTTGACTTTGTGTCAAATTGGCAGTTGAATTTTGAAGATATCATGAGAAAACATAATATGAAACCTGGACATACATGCACCCTAAGTTGTTCTGTTAGTAGAGACTTTATATATGTGGTAGGATTCATTATTGATCTATTACCTAAATTGACTAATAGAACACAGATCCATGTGTAAGGGCACAAGGTTAACTTTTCTAGAAATCATAAGAAGCATGAGACCCCTTTAACAGTAATTAGGAATGGACTTAGTCATGTACTTAGTTATAAAGCTCTTTCTCTATGCAACATCAGACCTTATTCTTTTTGAAATCCTAAATTAGTATCATATTTTAGGACGGACAACTTGTTTAACTGATTCAGAATTTCAAATTGTACATGACATAACTGATCTGTTTGCTTGTGCACACTGTTTCTAATTACAGACTGGGAAATGTTGAATTTATTGTTTGCCGAGATACTAATGGAACTCTTCATGCTTTTCACAATGTGTGCCGCCACCATGCTTCTCTAGTTGCCTCTGGAAGTGGGCAGAAGTCATGCTTTGTGTGCCCTTATCATGTGAGTTTCTAGAAGTGAAATCATATCTAAAAAACATTTAAGGACATATCTAGGCATGTGCACAAACTCTCGTGTTCTCATAAATTTACATGATTAATATGAATCATCTTATATCATTTGTGTATCGTGACATCTAGTTCTTCTAATATCTTATTTCTTTAGGGGTGGACCTATGGTCTAGATGGCACCCTATTGAAGGCTACTCGAATTACAGGAATCAAGAACTTCAAAAAGGATGTATGTTTTGTACAGATGTGTTCCATTTTTTTCTATGAGTTCTTTCCATGATGTAGAGGTGAAGTGGATCTTTGCTCTTGGGGAGCAGGAATTTGGTCTTATACCATTGGCGGTGGCTACTTGGGGACCTTTTGTACTCATCAGATTCGACAGGCATCCTGTTCCTCAGCAAAATTGTTGTACTGAGACAGTGGAAAATGAATGGCTTGGGAATGCTTCAAATACCCTGAGCACGAATGGGATCGACTCTTCATTGAAACATGTTTGTAGGCGTGAATATACTGTCCAATGTAATTGGAAGGTATGATGTAGCAATGCCTAACTTCATTGGCAGTTAGCATTTCATTTGTTGGTAACTAGGCTTTAGCATTGACAAGAAAAAGTAGATGACGTCATGCATAATATATCTATTGTTTTCTCATCAATTTTGCCATTCATCCAGGTTTTCTGTGACAACTACTTGGATGGTGGATATCATGTTCCTTATGCTCATGGAGATCTTGCATCTGGTCTTAATCTTGACTCATATTCAACCCTTGTATGGTAACTCCTAAGTATGACTATTCATTTTTAGATCTTTCATATCCTTTGTTGCTCTCATAATACAATCTCAAACTTGGCATTTGTAATAATCGGAGTAGTAGTCTTTGTAGTTCTTTATTGTTTCTTGAACCTGTACATGCTGAAGTAGACACATGAAACTTTGGACATGATTCATCTAACTCCTATAAGAGCTTTTACTTATTCTACTTTGATGTTTCATCTAATTTTTCCCTTTTCCTGATACCGATGTACAACCAGATTTAATCTTAGCTTTGCATGCATCTATGTCAACTCTTTATGGAACTGATTTAAACTATATTACTAATTTAGTCCCTTTTATTATTCTGAATCTGTATAGGAAATAAATAAAAGCAACAAGATTTTGTATGTTACTCTCCTTTTGAGCTCTTAACTGTGCTATGCAGATATTTGAGAAAGTGAGCATTCAAAGATGTGAAGGTGGGCCAACAGATAAAGATGGATTTGATCGGCTAGGCTCAAAAGCATTATATGCTTTTGTTTATCCTAACTTCATGATCAACAGGTCTGTTGGAACTTATTCAGCTTCTTTGAATAGAAAACACAGGATTATGGTATTTAGCAGCTCTTGTGCTTTTATGTCAAGTGATATTTGATTATTGGGTATATGTAATGCAGATATGGTCCATGGATGGACACTAACTTAGTTGTTCCAGTGACCACAACCAAATGTCAAGTGATATTTGATTATTTTCTTGATGTGTCCCTTGTGGTGAGTACCTTAATGCTTGTTTTGCTCGTTAGAAATTCATTAACGATCATCCTAGAAAGTGCAATTCCAACTTCTGATAGCCTTTCATGTTGCTGTGGAGCATATTTGTCATATCTGTCATTATCTGTCACAGAATTAAGGGTCATTCAGGATGAGTCatctgaaaattttggagttattGTGATTGATGAGTGTGGCACAATTTCCTTGACTCAGATCAATACATGACTTGATCCTTAGTCACCTAAATTGCAAAGGAGCAACTTTATCATTGACCTTACTGGGGCTATAACCTAGCTAAACTGGTAGAAAGATCTGTGTGAAAAATTTTCTTCTTGTTGGCCAATAGCTTCATCTTAAAATGGACTTTCAAACTCATTAAAATAACTGCATCCGGTCCATACTTGCACCATGGATTTATTGCTGGATCTCTATGTGACAAGATTTGCCTATTGATTTAAGTGCTGAAATATTTCCAATTTCTGTTTAACATGGTTGCACTAAAAGTTTCAGTTTAGATAGCTCATGAAAGTGCAGGTATTGGACTTCAAGCTCCTTTCTTTTACCCTAATATTCTTCAGAGATTCAAAAATTTGGAAGGCATTATCTTGTTCCCGACAACATTTTGGTATATTGGTTGTTTTGGAACATCAATAAGGCAAAACTAATGCTGAAGGATAAAATTCAGCATCAGTATATTTAAGTGCTTCATTTGTCTACCATGGTTTCGAGGGTTCTAGAATATCACAACTTGGTTCTTGTTTGATCCATTTGATATATCAGCTTTACTAAGCTCTCTCGTATGAAATGCTCCAGGATGACAAGGTGTTCATCGAGAGAAGTTTAGAAGAGAGTGAGAGAGTGCAGGTGCGTTATCACTTCTTCCTCAGCCTTGTTGCATATTAAAATTGAATGAACAGATTGAGATCCTCAACACAAGCTTCCAAATTGGAGTGCAGATAGAAGACATCGTACTATGTGAAGGGGTTCAGCGAGGCCTGGAATCGCCAGCTTACTGCAGCGGAAGATATGCGCCAACGGTTGAGATGGCCATGCATCACTTCCACTGTCGTCTGCATGAGTGCCTTGGTAACATCTAATGTGTTACTGCTTGCTTCTCCTTCATAGAACATATGAACCTTAGCATCACAACTTAAATTTGTTGGATTCCTAGCAAATTTATTTGTAATGCTAAAATATATAGACTTCATTTTGGTAATATTGATACCAAGCATAGTCGAATAACTTGTCGAGCCAACTCGAAGGCTCAAGTTGTGATATACAACCAACAACAGAAATTATAGAATATATATTAAGTCTCCAAATTATTGTGCAAATCTCAGTAAACATGACCTATgtcattcatcatcatcatcatctacagCAGAATATCTATGTACACTCCGGATATCGATGTCTTCGACTTTCACCTATTCTGTAGTCATCAAGAAGTGTTGAGTTCCTACATCGAAAGGTTTAGGGTTTTCGGCAGTTACCAAGGTATGTTGAGTTCTTGTGTCGACACTATTCCACTGTATTCCGTCGCCACTATAATGAGACTTCTAGGGttctagcatttttttttttgtgtcgaGTTCCATATTCTCAACGACAATGGTTCCAACTTGTTGGCTTCTAGGGTTTCATCGTTTGCAACAGAGCTTCTAGGGTTTCATAAAGTATGCCCCATTTCTATAATATTTTGAAGCTTAGGTCATATGAACATTGTGAACATTTGGTGTTTACTGGTCTGATCAATGTGAAGGGAGGGTTATGGGTTTTTACTATCAAGATTTcgaacattgtttattaaaaaaatttaaacagTGCACTTCtatatcaaattttataattttgagtatttttttaatcaatttttcaACTGAATAGTCTTTCATTTTCTTATTTCtccttatatttaaattatatcaaaatataatgcATCCATATAACAGGTAcacaatatatgaaaaaaaattgtcCATAAAAATTTTTCCTAACACTCAACACCttatttttggataaaataaaaaataatatattgattaGAAGGACTATTAAAAATGATTAGAATTTTTTAATATGACACAGGTGGACATATGTCACTGTTTTTCTATTTTAgagatattttttgatatttttatgaattttccaGCATTTAAacaatatatcattttataatttttctccttatttttttatttttacaaaaatataatatatcaatataatatttcttgacacttgagcttctaaataggtccaaaaatattttttaaaatgcgatgtattattttttaaaaaaataatacatcGCATATTATAGAAATACTATTCAAAATGACATGAAACTTTTAGAAAAGCTTTGAAAATGATAGAGCAAGACATATGTCATTGTTTTTTTCCATGTTAGAGAATTTTTATTCTTGTTATGATTTTTTTAGAATcggaatagtattttttattttctccttttttaatttctATCAAAATATAATGCGTCaatgtaatatttttttgatatttgaacTTCTAAATATGGCCACAATATATGGAGAAAATttaatctataaaaaaaatttctaatatgCGATGTAATATTTTtggaaaaattttaaataatagtgTGTCACTTAGTAGGACTATTCAAAATGATCTAAATTTTTAAAATGCATTGAATACAACATAATAGATGTGCATATGTcattatttttcattttaaagaaatttttgatatttttgtgaaatttttaaattttaaatagtatttcattttttattttcttttttaaatttgtATCAAAATATAATGCAtccatttaatattttttaacatttgagCTTCGAAATACAACCATAATATATAGAGAGATTTTGATCTAAATAGATATTTAATatgtgatgcactatttttggagaaaatttaaaaatagtaCATCACATACAAGAATTGTTCCAAATGATatgaaattttaagaaaaatttgAATATGACACAGATGACACATgccactattttttattttagatatttttttgatatttttgctTTTTTTAGCATCTAAATAgggttttattattttattttctatttttaaatttcTATCAAAATATAATGGattcatgtaatattttttaatatttgagcttctaaataggtccacaatatatgaaaattttttaTCCAGAAAATTTTTTTCCTAACATTTTTGGGAAAATGTTCAAAATAATATGTCGCATTGTTTCAAATGACCTAATTTTTTTAGAAAAGTTTTAAATAGAACACTGATGGACATATGTCACTTTTTTTATTTCAtagaattttttgatatttttataaattttttagcaTCTAAACAATATTTCAATTTATTGTTTTCTCTTTGTTTTTAAATTCTACTAAAATATAATTCATCCATACCATACTTTctaacatttgagcttctaaataggtccataatatatagataaaatttggtctaaaaaatattttttaatatgtgaTGCACTCTTTTGGAAAAAGTTCAAAGATAGTACATCGCATAAAAGGACTCTTTAAAAAGATAACCTAAATTTTTTTACTAAACTTTGAACACAACCTAGATGAACATATGTcactattttttaattttataggaatttttttgataattttcaaATTCTTTTAGCATCTaaatagtattttatttttttaatgtttttcttttttctaatttataccaaaatataatgcatccacatttgagcttctaaatagatcCATAATATATGGAGAAAATttgatccaaaaaaaattatccaaatatgTGATGCGCTATTTTTTGAGAATTCAAAAATAATGCATCGAATAGAAGAACTCTTCAAAAAATAGTGAATATGATCTAGTTGGACATATGTCACTATTTTTCCATTTTAGAGaaaccttttactaattttttgaTTTTTCAGCATTTGAATAGTGTGCCATTTTCccattttcttcttattttttatttgcataattatttattaaattatcaaCTCTAATCTCTTTGGCTTTAAACAAGAATTAATCATATCACCAAGTTCTTATTATACACGTAGAAATTCCAAAGCCAACTGCAAGAATGTCAatttatatataagtatatttttgtttaattttttattattagtttttttaattatcattgataatttttttaattttatctatGTAGTTACATATATTGGTAATCGTGGATCAGGTCATTTCAACGATGAAGAGAGATAAAAAGTCCTTCTAATTAGATAGTTTTAAGATGAAACTTTGTGGATCATTTTAATTATAATGAGATCCTTCTAATTTATACATAAAACTTTGTTTAATTTTTTATAGCATTCGCTATGCTTAATTGAGTAAAATTGATCTCATTATAACAAAAATTGTC of Musa acuminata AAA Group cultivar baxijiao chromosome BXJ1-7, Cavendish_Baxijiao_AAA, whole genome shotgun sequence contains these proteins:
- the LOC135679207 gene encoding choline monooxygenase, chloroplastic-like, which translates into the protein MAVVVARIGAVLSAKTLALERFLSSPSYSSSTRGVGLRVACRSSPSPSTETGISRAQRRMVEAFNPDIPLAEAITPPSSWCTDPSFLALEFDRVFFRGWQAVGYTEQIEQPHDFFTGRLGNVEFIVCRDTNGTLHAFHNVCRHHASLVASGSGQKSCFVCPYHGWTYGLDGTLLKATRITGIKNFKKDEFGLIPLAVATWGPFVLIRFDRHPVPQQNCCTETVENEWLGNASNTLSTNGIDSSLKHVCRREYTVQCNWKVFCDNYLDGGYHVPYAHGDLASGLNLDSYSTLIFEKVSIQRCEGGPTDKDGFDRLGSKALYAFVYPNFMINRYGPWMDTNLVVPVTTTKCQVIFDYFLDVSLVDDKVFIERSLEESERVQIEDIVLCEGVQRGLESPAYCSGRYAPTVEMAMHHFHCRLHECLGNI